Genomic window (Cyanobacteria bacterium GSL.Bin1):
CGATCATCTTAGTTTCGAGTCTGCCATGATTTTGGATCGCGTCGAACATGGAAAATTGCAGTAACAACGACACGACTTGAGATGACTCGATAATACACAGCATAGGGAAAACGCTTCACAACTGCCCGTCGAACATCACGATAAGCCACTTGGTATGATTCAGGCATCGAGGAGACACGGTTCAGGGTTTGTTCTACAGAATCTAAAAATTCATCACCCAACCCTAATTTTTGCTTTTCATACCAGTTATAGGCTTCATTCACTTCTTCTTGAACTTCAGGACGAAAAACCAAGACATAATTCATCTATTGTTCTTGATCTTTAACTGATGCTTTAATTTGCTCCCATGTCAATACGTTTTCTGGATTTTCTTCATACTTGCTAATGCGATGATCGAGTTCTTGTTTTTGTGCTTCTGTTAAATTAGGATAACTCTGTTCAACGGCTATACTATCCCAAATCGCAAGGACAAGATCAATTCTTTCTTCAATGTTAAGAGAGTTGATTTCGTTTAAGGTTGCTTTGATATCCATCGGAAAGAGTGGTTGGGTTTCAGTTCATTCTACTAGAAATTGTAGTTTAACCAGTCTAAAAAAAGACTGAGCTATCGAGCCTCGCGCTATCCTTTAATTTAACTTGTAGGGTGGGCATCGCCCACCACAGATCAAGGCTAATCCCGCCTCCTCATCAGAGTTTGATAAGATATTTTTTAAGCATCAAAGCATTAAATTGATGAAGTTACAAGTTGTACTTGAACCCAGCAACGAAGGTGGATATACAGTTTTTGTTCCTTCTCTACCCGATTATATCAGTGAGGGTGAAGACGTTAATGAGGCTTTAGCGAATATTAAGAGCGCGATCGCGCACCGGTTTTAGAGGAGATTGATTTAAATTTAACGGTTGAAGATATTTTTAATTGGTTAAAAATGAAAGCAGGTTGAAGAGTCAAGTAACGAGTCATGCTAAGCGCTTATAAAGTTCAGCATTTTTATTTACAACATAATTAGCTACTTCAGAAAACTCTTGAGCGTTGTGTGTTAACCATTCATTGATTTTTGTTTCTATGATTTCTTCAGTTGTAATACCTTTTTCCTTGGCTAGCTGTTGCAATTGTTGTAGTTTTTCGTCTGGGATTTGAATTGTGAGTGAGTTTATTATCGTTTTAGGAGCCGTCAATTGATTACCATTCTATAATCACCTCTCCATTAATAAGTTCATTGTTCGGTGAATTTTATGTTGGCAATGCCCACCCTTAAAATGTGATATTTGTTGATGCAAAGCATTAGCGATCACTATACTCGTTCCCTTCACTACTGTCGTTATTGTCGAGTAGTATCGAAAATATAAGCCTTTCTCTCTTTGAGGAATTGAAGACATGATGGTAAAAATTAAATCTCTCGCTGTAGTATTATTTGGCTTGACAGTAGTGACGGGATTTTCTTCTCAAGCAGAAATGACCTATAAAGGTACAGTAGAGCGAGTGTGGGAAGATGGTTTTCGACTCAATACAGGCGATCACGTTTTAACCATTGATGCTTGGGATGTTTACGGAGACAATACTCCCCAATCCATCACGGTTGGCGATCAGGTTACCATAACAGGAGAGTTTGAGGGAAGACAATTCGACGCTTTCTCTATTGTCAAACAGAGGCAATCTCAGTCTTCGGATTCCCCATCTCAAGCAGAAATGACCTATAAAGGTACAGTAGAGCGAGTGTGGGAAGATGGTTTTCGACTCAATACAGGCGATCGCGTTTTAACCATTGATGCTTGGGATGTTTACGGAGACAATACTCCCCAATCCATCACGGTTGGCGATCAGGTCACCATAACAGGAGAATTTGATGGAAAACAATTTGACGCTTTCTCTATTGTCAAATAGGAGGAATTTCACTCTTGCCTCTCTTGTTGGCTCGGTGAAATGAAAATCATAATTTTTAGGTGGGCAAAACCCACCCTACCTTAATCTAATAAACAGCTTCCCATTCACTGACTGCATCAATGGGCTTGATGAAATACAAGCGCACCAAATCTGCAAAAATAGCTGTAATTAACGGGAGTTTCCGTAACCGTTTCAACCAACCGGGTGCATTGCTGTTGTCAATGTCGTTGATTTTCCGATTGCGTTCGGCGCAGGTTTCTAAACGTTTGAAAAATTCAGGATGATCCACGTTTAACATCACTGGGAAGGCACGTCCTGCGGTTTCGTTGGTTTTCCGGGTAATATGACGGTCAAATTCGGTTGCGTTTAAGCCTAAAGATTCATAAAAATCTTCCCGTTCATGGACGGTTAGGGTATGGGTTGCGAAAACCGTGAGTAAGAAGAAACGCGCCCAAAGTCTGCCATGCCAAGTTTGCCATAATTGGGGCTGCGATCGCAGCAAGGCCTTAAAGATATCACCATGACGGTTCTCATCCTGACACCAGCTTTCAAACATTTGGAACAGTGGATAAAACTCGTATTCGGGATGCTGTTCTAAATGGCGATAAATGGTGATATAGCGCCAGTAGCCGATTTTTTCTGATAAGTAAACGGCATAAAGCACCCATTCTGGCTTGAAGAAGGTATAAGTGCGATGTTTGGTTAAGTAGCCGAGATCAAGGGTGACATTAAAGTCTTTCATCGCTTTATTCAAAAACCCAGCGTGTCGGGCTTCATCTCGCGCCATGTAGTGGAAAATGTCAGCCAACAACGGATTCCGCCCTTTCAGTTTCCGAGACAGTTCCTTAAACAGCAAAAATCCCGAAAATTCTGAGGTGCAAGACCGTTCTAAGAATTCTAAAAACGCTTCTCTTTTCTTTCCGTCGATATGTTCCCAAGATTTCTCAAATGCTTCGGTACGGACAAAGTGATGGCAATTATAATCCGCCTTCATTTCCGCCACCATCGCCTCTAACTCTGCTTTCTGACTCGATAAGTCCATCTCCGCCATCGCATCAAAGTCGGTGGTGTAAAAGCGAGGCGTGAGTAACGTTTCTTTCATCGAGGTTTTGATTTCCGGTTGGGAGACGGCTGTTGACATAAGTAATTTTTCTCCTTAAAGTTATCCAATGGATATCATAGACATATCTAATGGGTTAAGCACTCTCATTCTCAAATTTTGTAAAGAATTTTACGAATTTAAGTGCAATTAGTAATATATCACTTCATAATCATTAAATGATATAAAAGATTTGAAGAGGGATTGAACCATGAGTCATCTCGCTGAACAACTCCGTGAAGGAACGAAAAAGTCTCATACCGCCTCGGAAAATACTGCGTTTATGAAATGCTTTCTTAAAGGCGTAATGGAGAGAAAGCCCTTTGCTGAACTCACCGCAGATTTGTATTTTGTCTATTCCACCTTAGAAGCCGAAATCTATCGTCATCGGGAACATCCCGTGGTCGGGAAAATTTATTTCCCAGAGTTGGAACGGAAACAAAAACTGGAAGAAGATTTGGCCTTTTATTTCGGAGAAGATTGGCCAAATAAAATTTCTGCGTCTCCGGCGGGACAAGTTTATGTCAATCGCATCAAAGAGATAAGTGAAACGCAACCGGAACGATTAATTGCCCATTCTTATGTGCGTTATATGGGTGATCTTTCCGGTGGACAAAGTTTAAGAAATATTGCCCGTTCTGCGATGGATTTACCCCCGGATAAAGGAACCGGTTTACATGAATTTGATGCACTACCAACAGTGGAAGCAAAACGAGAATTTAAACAAAAATATCGCCAAGCCCTTGATGAAATTAACGTTGATGAAGCAACGGTTCAAGCCATTGTTGATGAAGCCAATGATGTCTTTCGGATGAATCGGGATGTCTTCCATGAATTAGAAGGAGAAATTAAAGAAAGTATTGGTGATCACACCTTTGATCTCCTGACTCGTCAAGATAAACCCGGTAGTACCGAAAAAGCTGTTGCTGTCTAGAAATTAGTAACTAGCTAGCCGTTTGTTTTCCCTTGTTTCTCGTCTGTCCTTGGTAATTACAAGCCAGTTAATCACCAAGGACTAATCACTAATGACCAATGACTCATAACAAAAGAAATGACCATCAAAACCGTTGAATTTAACACCGAACTTTTAAAGAAATACGCTCGTCCTTTACCCCGTTATACCAGTTATCCCCCAGCAACTGAATTAACAGAAACCTTTGATCCGCAAGCCTTTACGAATGCAATAAAAGTGGGAAATAAAAGCCAAACCCCTTTGTCGCTATATTGTCATATTCCTTTTTGTGAAACTCCCTGTTATTTCTGTGGTTGTAATACCTTAATTACCCAAAAAAAAGAAGTAGCCCAACCATATTTAGATTATGTGTTCCGTAATATCGATCAAGTGGCTGGTTTAGTGGATTCCAAACGGAAAGTAAACCAATTACATTGGGGAGGCGGAACCCCAAATTATCTCAATTTAGAACAAGTGGAAAAGTTATGGACAAAGATGAGTGAGACTTTTCCCTTTGAAGAGAATGCAGAAGTTTCCATTGAAATTAATCCCAAATATGTGGATAAGAATTATCTGTTGTTCTTGCGCAGTTTAGGGTTTAATCGCGTTAGCTTTGGCATTCAAGATTTCAACCCGGAAGTCCAAACGGCAATTAATCGGGTGCAAACGGAAACCATGCTATTTAATGTCATGGATTGGATTCGAGAAGCGGGATTTGAAAGTGTGAATGTGGATTTGGTTTATGGCTTACCTTATCAAACCTTAGAAACTTTCCGTAAAACCATTAATAAAACAGTAAAATTAAATCCAGATCGGATTGCAGTCTTCAGTTTTGCTTATGTTCCTTGGTTGAAACCGGTGCAAAAACGACTTCCAGAAACCGCTTTACCCAATAGCGAAGAAAAATTAAGCATTTTGCGGATGTCAATTGAAGAACTAACTTCGCAAGGGTATGTTTTCATTGGCATGGATCATTTTGCCAAACCGGATGATGAACTCGCGATCGCGCAACGAAAAGGGGAATTACATCGCAATTTCCAAGGCTATACCACCAAGCCGGAATCCGATTTACTCTCCTTTGGAATGACGGGAATTAGTATGTTGCATGACGTCTTTACCCAAAACCAAAAACGTCTCAAAGACTACTATCGTGACATTGATGCCAACAAATTTCCCATTGCAAAAGGAGTGCAACTGCACGAAGAAGACCATTTACGACAAGCCATTATTGTTGAATTAATGTGTCAATTTCATATCTCGCCCAAACGATTAGAAGAGAAATATAACATCAAATTGAATGGGAAATTCTCAGACTATTTTGCTGCTGAATTTGCCGATTTACAAGAATTAGCAAAAGATGGTTTAGTCGAAGTTCAAGAAGAAGAAATTGAGGTAACCCCAATCGGACGACTCCTGATTCGGAATATTGCCAGCGTCTTTGATAGCTATTTAAAACAACGGCAAAGTAAAGCCTTTTCCCAATCCATTTAATCCCATCCAGTGGCAATCAAATATTGAAAGACCTTTTTCCTTAGCTTTTTCAAATAGATATTGCTCTAATTCTGGTGGGAGGTTTAAATTTATGGTCATACGTTTCTTTCAAGATCCACTTAAGAGTTTAACCGATTAAAGTTTAAGATATAAGATTCAAATGAACCAATTGTGAAGCGATCGCGCAACGAAAAAGGAAACTGCAGCATCAGTTTCAAGGCTACCCGACAAACCCCGCATCTCATTCATCCCAACTGCACAAATAATATACTTTTACAGAGGCCCAATATTGGTTTGACAAGGTAAAGATTGAATGAATACAGCAGCAACAGTCGCTTTAGGCAAAAATGGTCCGCAAGTGACGCCCCTTGGTGTCGGAACTTGGTCTTGGGGAGATCGTTTATTTTGGGATTATGGCAAAACCTACGACCAAACCCAAGTGCAAGACGCTTTTCAAGCCTCTCTTGAGGCAGGAGTGACCCTATTTGATACAGCAGAAGTGTATGGTTTGGGGGAATCAGAACGGTTATTAGGCACGTTTACGCGAGAACCCAATTGCGCCGCCGCGATCGCGACCAAATATTTTCCCTTACCTTGGCGAGTATTTCCTCAATCAGTCACCGACGCTTTGAGTGAAAGCCTGCAACGCCTGCAAGTTGAAAGCATTCCTTTATATCAAGTGCATACTCCTTTTACGTTCTTCATGACGCAGGAAACGCTCATGGAAGCTTTAGCAGAAGAAGTGAAACAAGGGCGCATTGAAGCTGTTGGGGTAAGTAACTATTCCGCCAGTCAAATGCGGGAAGCCCATGAACACCTGCAAAAACGGGGGGTTCCCCTAGCGAGTAACCAAGTGCCTTATTCTCTGCTCAATCGTAAAATTGAAAGCAATGGGATTTGGCAGACCGCCCAAGAATTAGGGGTTACCGTTATTGCCTACAGTCCCCTTGCCCAAGGTTTACTCACCGGCAAATATACGGGTGAAGAACAACCCACTGGCGCTCGTCGCCTCGATCCCAAGTTTAAGTCCTCTGGTATCAATAAAGTTTCTCCAGTGATTGATTGCTTGCGACAATTAGCAGAAAAATATGAAAAAACCCCTGCCCAGGTCGCTTTAAATTGGCTCATCACTCAAGGAACCATTCCGATTCCCGGGGCAAAGAATGCTAAGCAAGCCCAACAGAATGCCGGTGCTTTGGGGTGGGAACTAAGTCCAGAAGATGCGCAAGAGTTAGATCGGGTAAGCCAGCCTTGGAAAAGTTAACTTGGAAACAAGGCAATAACTAAAGGGCAGTCCCCCTTCGCTACATCCTGCCCTAATGCTTTTGTAGAATTTGTAAGGGGATTTCTTGATTGTCTTGGGGGCTTCCCCAAAACTGTTCCAATGTGGGACCATTTTTGATGCGGCGATCGCGCTTCCCGATCCGCGAATTATTCAACAACCGGGCTGGAAAACTGTCATTCAGGAAAAGTTATTGCAACTCAGTCTGACTTGACCTTGTACCATAGAAAGTAACGGAGTCCTTGCCAATCAGTTTCCAAGTCAGTGCCAATCTATGCAAATCTATCTTGATCACAGTGCAACCACGCCGCCTCATCCGGATGTTATTGCCAAAATGCAAGCGGTTTTAAGCGAGCATTGGGGTAACCCCTCTAGTCTTCATGCCTGGGGAGAACAATCCGCAATGGAAATTGAAATGGCGCGGGTCGAAACAGCGCAGTTAATCAATGCCACGACACCAGAATCCATTATTTTTACCTCGGGTGGAACAGAAGCGGATAATTTTGCCTTACTTGGGGTTGCCGATCAATATGGGTCACCCCAACATTTAATTATCTCTAGTGTGGAACATTCGGCAATTGAAAAGACAGCCCAGCGTTTAGAAGCTAGGGGATGGGAAGTGACTCGTTTGCCTGTGAATCAACAAGGGCGGATTCATCCTTGGGATTTAGAACAAGCGATTCAAAGTAATACAGTCTTGGTTTCCATTATCTACGGACAAAGCGAGGTGGGAACCTTACAGCCGATCGCGCAATTGGGAAAAATCGCCCGCGCCAGAGGAATTTTATTCCATACCGATGCCGTGCAAGTGGCTGGACGATTACCCATCGATGTCCAACAACTCCCCGTCGATTTACTTTCTCTTTCCGGTCATAAAATGTATGGGGTGCAAGGGGCAGGTGCCTTATATGTGCGCGAAGGTGTAGCAATACAACCCTTGCTGACAGGGGGCGGACAAGAAAGACAATTGCGATCCGGCACCCAAGCCGTGGGCGCGATCGCGGCGTTAGGGGTTGCGGCGAAACTTGCCCGGTTAGCCCTGCCCACAGAAACCCCACGTTTGGAAGGGTTACGGAACCAATTATTTGCGTTACTTGCCGATTGTCCCTATTTAATTCCCACTGGTGATTGCAGCGATCGGTTGCCTCATCATGTTAGTTTTGCCGTTCATAGCCCCACCGAACCGATTACCGGGAAAACCCTAGTGCGCCAATTAAACTTAGCCGGAATCGGGATTAGTGCGGGCTCAGCGTGTGATAGTGGTAAACTGAAACCGAGTCCTATTTTGCTGGCAATGGGCTATTCTCAAGCAATGTCTTTAGCCGGCATCCGGTTAACGTTAGGCCGCAGTACCACCGCAGCAGATATCGAGTGGACAGCACTGGTGTTAAAACAAGTTTTACAACGCTTAATTGAAGAATCAAGTTTGGTATTAGCAAGATAAAGTGATGATGGAGTTTCCAACAACCTTAGAAAGCGCGATCGCGCAAGCGAAACAGTCAACGCTCACTGCCTTAGAATCGGGCTTAACTCGTTTACAAGTCGAACTTAAAATTCCAGAAATCGCCCTGAAAGGAGAAGTCATTGCCAAAGAATTTGCCGATCTCTTTGAAGATGATTATGGATCAGGGTTAAAAGTTCTGTTTCCCGATACTGGTGCGGCGGCTTTAGCGCGACGGAATTGGTCAGAGGTTTCATTTCGAGTCAATGATTTAGGCAGTCGGAATGTTCCCATCGAAAATAAAGTATCAGAAGAAGACCAGCTTTTCTTACTGGTTTCTCCCTCAGCAGTAGAAGTGCAAAAAGTCGAGAAGCTTTGTAATCTCGCTGGTGATCGTCCGGTTATTCTCTTGATTCCCCAGCTAGAAGATGTTGCTACGGTTGGTATTGGTTACGCCGCCCGTCAACTACGAGAACGATTTTTAAGTACCCTGGAAAGCTGCTATTATTTGCAACCCCTAGATGAGGCTGCCATCCTAAAATCTTATCCTTCCGGTTGGCAAATCTGGATTGAAAAAGAAGAGAATAATTATGAATTCTTTTGCGAAGAACCAGAAAAACCAGTTGGTGATACGTTAGATCGCTTACTGCGAAAAGCAGCCGGAGAAGATGTTTCTGCAGAAGAAACTCCCGCATTTACGAGTAAATCGGCGAGAAAACAAGGAATTTTTGATAGTTTGCAACGCTTTTTAAAAGCCCTCAGCCAGTAATTAATAATTACTAATGAGGAGACAAAGTGAGGGGGAGTTGGAGTAAGGGGGAGACATGGGAGACATGGGAGACATGGGAGACATGGGAGACACGGAGAGACAGTGAACCAATGACCAATGACTAATGACTAATGACCAATGACCAATGACCAATGACTAATAACCAATGACTATGAATCTTGCATTTGATATTGCCAACCTGTTTGTTTTACCCTTTTGGGCATTAATGATCTTCCTTCCGAATTGGGGCGTTACGAAAAAAGTAATGTCTTCTTTTCTACCCTTTATTATTTTAGTCGGCTTTTATATTTTCTTTTTTGCTAATACCCTCAATACAG
Coding sequences:
- a CDS encoding aldo/keto reductase, whose amino-acid sequence is MNTAATVALGKNGPQVTPLGVGTWSWGDRLFWDYGKTYDQTQVQDAFQASLEAGVTLFDTAEVYGLGESERLLGTFTREPNCAAAIATKYFPLPWRVFPQSVTDALSESLQRLQVESIPLYQVHTPFTFFMTQETLMEALAEEVKQGRIEAVGVSNYSASQMREAHEHLQKRGVPLASNQVPYSLLNRKIESNGIWQTAQELGVTVIAYSPLAQGLLTGKYTGEEQPTGARRLDPKFKSSGINKVSPVIDCLRQLAEKYEKTPAQVALNWLITQGTIPIPGAKNAKQAQQNAGALGWELSPEDAQELDRVSQPWKS
- the acsF gene encoding magnesium-protoporphyrin IX monomethyl ester (oxidative) cyclase, producing MSTAVSQPEIKTSMKETLLTPRFYTTDFDAMAEMDLSSQKAELEAMVAEMKADYNCHHFVRTEAFEKSWEHIDGKKREAFLEFLERSCTSEFSGFLLFKELSRKLKGRNPLLADIFHYMARDEARHAGFLNKAMKDFNVTLDLGYLTKHRTYTFFKPEWVLYAVYLSEKIGYWRYITIYRHLEQHPEYEFYPLFQMFESWCQDENRHGDIFKALLRSQPQLWQTWHGRLWARFFLLTVFATHTLTVHEREDFYESLGLNATEFDRHITRKTNETAGRAFPVMLNVDHPEFFKRLETCAERNRKINDIDNSNAPGWLKRLRKLPLITAIFADLVRLYFIKPIDAVSEWEAVY
- a CDS encoding DNA-binding protein, which produces MNSLTIQIPDEKLQQLQQLAKEKGITTEEIIETKINEWLTHNAQEFSEVANYVVNKNAELYKRLA
- a CDS encoding DUF1995 family protein, translating into MMEFPTTLESAIAQAKQSTLTALESGLTRLQVELKIPEIALKGEVIAKEFADLFEDDYGSGLKVLFPDTGAAALARRNWSEVSFRVNDLGSRNVPIENKVSEEDQLFLLVSPSAVEVQKVEKLCNLAGDRPVILLIPQLEDVATVGIGYAARQLRERFLSTLESCYYLQPLDEAAILKSYPSGWQIWIEKEENNYEFFCEEPEKPVGDTLDRLLRKAAGEDVSAEETPAFTSKSARKQGIFDSLQRFLKALSQ
- a CDS encoding type II toxin-antitoxin system RelE/ParE family toxin, which encodes MNYVLVFRPEVQEEVNEAYNWYEKQKLGLGDEFLDSVEQTLNRVSSMPESYQVAYRDVRRAVVKRFPYAVYYRVISSRVVVTAIFHVRRDPKSWQTRN
- a CDS encoding aminotransferase class V-fold PLP-dependent enzyme, yielding MQIYLDHSATTPPHPDVIAKMQAVLSEHWGNPSSLHAWGEQSAMEIEMARVETAQLINATTPESIIFTSGGTEADNFALLGVADQYGSPQHLIISSVEHSAIEKTAQRLEARGWEVTRLPVNQQGRIHPWDLEQAIQSNTVLVSIIYGQSEVGTLQPIAQLGKIARARGILFHTDAVQVAGRLPIDVQQLPVDLLSLSGHKMYGVQGAGALYVREGVAIQPLLTGGGQERQLRSGTQAVGAIAALGVAAKLARLALPTETPRLEGLRNQLFALLADCPYLIPTGDCSDRLPHHVSFAVHSPTEPITGKTLVRQLNLAGIGISAGSACDSGKLKPSPILLAMGYSQAMSLAGIRLTLGRSTTAADIEWTALVLKQVLQRLIEESSLVLAR
- the hemN gene encoding oxygen-independent coproporphyrinogen III oxidase; its protein translation is MTIKTVEFNTELLKKYARPLPRYTSYPPATELTETFDPQAFTNAIKVGNKSQTPLSLYCHIPFCETPCYFCGCNTLITQKKEVAQPYLDYVFRNIDQVAGLVDSKRKVNQLHWGGGTPNYLNLEQVEKLWTKMSETFPFEENAEVSIEINPKYVDKNYLLFLRSLGFNRVSFGIQDFNPEVQTAINRVQTETMLFNVMDWIREAGFESVNVDLVYGLPYQTLETFRKTINKTVKLNPDRIAVFSFAYVPWLKPVQKRLPETALPNSEEKLSILRMSIEELTSQGYVFIGMDHFAKPDDELAIAQRKGELHRNFQGYTTKPESDLLSFGMTGISMLHDVFTQNQKRLKDYYRDIDANKFPIAKGVQLHEEDHLRQAIIVELMCQFHISPKRLEEKYNIKLNGKFSDYFAAEFADLQELAKDGLVEVQEEEIEVTPIGRLLIRNIASVFDSYLKQRQSKAFSQSI
- a CDS encoding type II toxin-antitoxin system HicB family antitoxin, with the protein product MKLQVVLEPSNEGGYTVFVPSLPDYISEGEDVNEALANIKSAIAHRF
- a CDS encoding heme oxygenase encodes the protein MSHLAEQLREGTKKSHTASENTAFMKCFLKGVMERKPFAELTADLYFVYSTLEAEIYRHREHPVVGKIYFPELERKQKLEEDLAFYFGEDWPNKISASPAGQVYVNRIKEISETQPERLIAHSYVRYMGDLSGGQSLRNIARSAMDLPPDKGTGLHEFDALPTVEAKREFKQKYRQALDEINVDEATVQAIVDEANDVFRMNRDVFHELEGEIKESIGDHTFDLLTRQDKPGSTEKAVAV